In a genomic window of Roseiflexus castenholzii DSM 13941:
- the cas4 gene encoding CRISPR-associated protein Cas4, translating into MAITVGLALLLLALVALIGALRLRASAGLPWAPVVYRDTDAQSPERPLIARRIGLVGKPDYLIQKRGRLIPVEVKPGRNATRPYESDLMQLAAYCLLLEETTGVAPPYGLLCYADRTFRLSYTAQVRQETLALIEEMRAALDNECDRSHDDPARCLGCGFFSMCDQALRR; encoded by the coding sequence GTGGCGATCACCGTCGGACTTGCTCTGCTTCTGTTGGCACTGGTCGCGCTGATCGGCGCCCTTCGCCTGCGCGCCTCCGCCGGTCTTCCATGGGCGCCGGTGGTGTACCGCGATACCGACGCCCAATCGCCGGAGCGACCGTTGATTGCACGGCGGATCGGACTGGTCGGAAAGCCTGATTACCTGATCCAGAAACGTGGACGCCTCATCCCCGTGGAAGTCAAGCCGGGGCGGAACGCAACGCGCCCGTATGAGTCCGATCTGATGCAACTGGCGGCGTATTGCCTGTTGCTTGAAGAAACCACCGGCGTTGCTCCGCCCTATGGGTTGCTGTGCTATGCGGATCGAACGTTTCGGCTGTCGTACACGGCGCAGGTGCGCCAGGAGACGCTGGCGCTGATTGAGGAAATGCGCGCAGCGCTTGACAACGAATGTGATCGGAGTCACGATGATCCGGCACGCTGTCTGGGATGCGGATTCTTCTCGATGTGTGATCAGGCACTGCGCCGATGA
- a CDS encoding PD-(D/E)XK nuclease family protein yields MPGPRLPIIRASEIGEYVYCARAWWLRRVAGLEPEERARREYGTTLHHRHARSVALSRLFAIIAALLGTLALALLIGGWMAG; encoded by the coding sequence ATGCCTGGTCCGCGATTACCAATCATCCGCGCCAGCGAGATTGGCGAATATGTCTACTGCGCGCGCGCCTGGTGGCTGCGCCGGGTCGCCGGGCTTGAACCGGAAGAACGCGCACGGCGTGAGTATGGCACAACACTGCATCACCGCCATGCACGATCTGTTGCCCTGAGTCGCCTGTTCGCCATCATCGCCGCGCTCCTTGGCACGCTTGCGCTGGCGCTCCTGATCGGCGGATGGATGGCGGGTTGA